Proteins co-encoded in one Puntigrus tetrazona isolate hp1 chromosome 20, ASM1883169v1, whole genome shotgun sequence genomic window:
- the mcm3 gene encoding DNA replication licensing factor MCM3 yields the protein MAVEVVDDQEMREAQRDYLDFLDDDQDQGIYQSKVRQMISENKSRLIVNLNDLRRRNEQRAAKLQNNAFEELLAFQRALKDLVASIDATYAKQHEEFFVGLEGSFGSKHVSPRTLTSRLLGSMVCLEGIVTKCSLVRPKVVRSVHYCPATKKTMERKYTDMTSLDAFPSSAIYPTKDEENNPLETEFGLSIYKDHQTITVQEMPEKAPAGQLPRSVDIILDNDLVDAVKPGDRTQVIGTYRCLPGKKGGFTSGTFRTIMIACHVKQMSKEVSHYFSADDVAKIKSFCKTRSKTVFDQLARSLAPSIHGHEYIKKAILCMLLGGVEKVLENGSRIRGDINVLLIGDPSVAKSQLLRYVLHTAPRAIPTTGRGSSGVGLTAAVTTDQETGERRLEAGAMVLGDRGVVCIDEFDKMSDMDRTAIHEVMEQGRVTIAKAGIHARLNARCSVLAAANPVYGRYDQYKTPMENIGLQDSLLSRFDLLFIMLDQMDPEQDREISDHVLRMHRYRDPHEQDGEAFSLGGTIDALATEDPDVTQEEEEELQVYEKHNPLLHGSKKLKDRVVSKAFMRKYIHVAKALSPVLTQEAANHIAEEYSRLRSQEQLGSDIARTSPVTARTLETLIRLSTAHAKARMSKVVEMVDTEVAVELVQFAYFKKVLEKERKRARNGEQDEASEEEEDEVQDTPRTQRKRRRHSERRPSQGSEPYDPYDFNTETDVPQIQSPAPARQDDEPMDAPDQNGHTELSDGRLKEFKTALLEVFRSSHAQSVGMIALMEGINKSCPSQFKEPEVRAALSRMQDDNQVMVADDIIFLI from the exons atggCAGTTGAAGTTGTGGACGATCAGGAAATGAGGGAGGCGCAAAGGGATTATCTGGATTTTCTTGACGATGAT caagacCAGGGCATTTATCAGAGCAAAGTACGACAGATGATCAGCGAAAACAAATCAAGGCTCATTGTGAACCTCAACGACCTCCGCCGCCGCAACGAACAGCGAGCAGCCAA GCTGCAGAATAACGCGTTCGAAGAGCTCCTGGCCTTCCAGCGTGCTCTGAAAGATCTGGTGGCTTCAATAGATGCCACTTACGCCAAGCAGCACGAAGAGTTCTTCGTCGGTCTTGAGGGCAGCTTCGGCAGCAAACACGTCTCTCCTCGAACCCTCACCTCTCGCCTGTTGGGTAGCATGGTGTGTTTGGAGGGCATTGTCACTAAAT GCTCTTTGGTGCGTCCCAAAGTAGTACGCAGTGTGCACTACTGTCCAGCTACTAAGAAGACTATGGAGCGCAAATACACTGATATGACCTCACTGGATGCCTTTCCTTCAAGTGCCATTTACCCCACAAAG GATGAGGAGAACAATCCACTGGAGACTGAGTTTGGTCTGTCCATCTATAAGGACCACCAGACCATCACAGTGCAGGAGATGCCTGAGAAAGCCCCTGCCGGTCAGCTGCCCCGCTCTGTGGACATCATCCTGGACAATGACTTGGTGGATGCTGTAAAACCAGGGGATCGTACGCAGGTGATCGGCACCTACCGCTGCCTGCCCGGAAAGAAGGGCGGATTCACCTCGGGCACCTTCAG GACCATCATGATCGCCTGTCACGTCAAACAGATGAGCAAAGAAGTCTCACACTATTTCTCTGCAGATGATGTGGCCAAAATCAAAAGCTTCTGCAAAACTCGCTCTAAG ACGGTGTTTGATCAGTTGGCTCGCTCCCTGGCCCCCAGTATTCATGGTCACGAGTACATAAAGAAGGCCATCCTGTGTATGCTTTTAGGAGGGGTGGAGAAGGTTTTGGAGAATGGCTCACGCATTAGAGGAGACATCAATGTGCTTCTCATAG GTGACCCTTCAGTGGCTAAGTCCCAGCTGCTCCGGTACGTTCTGCACACTGCTCCTCGTGCCATTCCCACCACAGGCCGAGGCTCATCGGGTGTAGGTCTGACCGCAGCCGTCACCACTGACCAAGAGACAG GTGAGCGACGTCTCGAGGCTGGTGCCATGGTTTTGGGGGATCGCGGTGTGGTGTGCATTGATGagtttgacaagatgtcagataTGGATCGCACTGCTATCCATGAGGTCATGGAACAGGGCCGCGTCACCATCGCCAAGGCTGGCATCCATGCTCGACTGAACGCCCGCTGCAGCGTCCTAGCGGCTGCCAACCCTGTCTACGGCCGA TACGATCAGTATAAGACCCCCATGGAGAACATCGGTCTGCAGGACTCCCTGCTGTCTCGTTTTGATTTGCTCTTCATCATGCTGGATCAGATGGACCCAGAGCAGGACCGTGAGATCTCTGACCACGTCTTGCGCATGCACCGCTACAGAGATCCTCATGAGCAGGATGGAGAGG cttTTTCTCTTGGTGGTACAATCGATGCACTCGCCACTGAAGACCCTGATGTAActcaggaggaagaggaggagcttCAAGTGTACGAGAAGCACAATCCTCTTCTCCATGGCAGCAAAAAACTCAA gGACAGAGTGGTCAGTAAAGCGTTCATGAGGAAATACATCCACGTTGCCAAGGCTCTTTCTCCTGTTCTTACTCAAGAGGCAGCCAATCACATCGCAGAGGAGTACTCACGACTGCGCAGCCAGGAGCAGCTGGGCTCTGACATTGCTCGG ACATCACCGGTCACTGCTAGAACCCTGGAGACTTTGATCCGTCTGTCTACGGCTCACGCCAAAGCTCGCATGAGCAAAGTTGTGGAGATGGTGGACACAGAAGTTGCTGTGGAGCTTGTGCAGTTTGCCTATTTCAAGAag GTTTTGGAGAAAGAACGTAAACGCGCTAGAAATGGAGAGCAAGATGAAGCctcggaggaggaggaagatgaagtACAAGACACACCTCGAACACAGAGAAAAAG GAGGCGCCATTCAGAGCGCAGACCATCTCAGGGCAGCGAGCCGTATGACCCGTATGACTTTAATACTGAGACTGATGTACCACAAA TTCAGTCCCCTGCTCCTGCGAGGCAGGATGATGAGCCGATGGACGCTCCGGATCAGAACGGTCACACAGAGTTGTCTGATGGCAG GTTGAAGGAGTTCAAAACCGCATTGCTAGAGGTGTTCCGCTCTTCTCATGCTCAGTCGGTGGGCATGATCGCTCTGATGGAAGGCATCAACAAGAGCTGCCCATCTCAGTTTAAAGAACCTGAGGTCCGTGCCGCCCTCAGCCGCATGCAGGACGACAACCAGGTTATGGTTGCTGATGACATCATATTCCTtatataa
- the paqr8 gene encoding membrane progestin receptor beta — protein MSSGVLARLSTLTLSLQQLGQLPHLSNWLPRLPLPQATVRASDVPSLFREPYILSGYRPVHQEWRSYFCSLFQCHNESLNVWTHLLAIPVILLQFSLFAGTWGLTLNVASLPLFLYGLSSLTYLSFSVAAHLLQSHSELAHYSLFFVDYVGVAIYQYGCSLGHYFYCSEPAWRQSPVGVVFLPGAAVLAWLSCTSCCYAKFRYRRPYPPRRKICQIIPTSLAYMLDISPVAYRLATRSWDEPVMAFHALQVVFFMLAALFFSCPVPERFFPGRCDILGHGHQIFHIFLAMCTMCQLEAMFRDFLVHRQTVVDVHGEHFIVLAGGSFFLLVLCSVLTAVLMRGAVQRQLKKKK, from the coding sequence ATGTCAAGCGGAGTTTTGGCTCGTCTGAGTACGCTGACTTTGAGTTTACAGCAGCTGGGTCAGTTACCACACTTGTCGAACTGGTTGCCCCGTCTACCTTTACCTCAAGCCACTGTTCGTGCCTCTGATGTGCCGAGCCTGTTTCGCGAGCCCTATATCTTGTCAGGCTATCGTCCAGTGCACCAGGAATGGCGGAGCTACTTTTGTAGCCTCTTTCAGTGTCACAATGAGTCGCTCAATGTATGGACACACCTGCTGGCAATCCCTGTCATTCTACTCcagttttctttatttgcagGGACATGGGGGCTGACGCTCAACGTGGCGTCTTTGCCTCTGTTTTTGTATGGGCTGTCATCACTTACCTACCTCAGTTTCAGCGTGGCCGCCCACCTGCTGCAGTCACACTCTGAACTGGCCCATTACTCTCTTTTCTTCGTAGACTACGTTGGTGTAGCTATTTACCAGTATGGCTGCTCACTAGGCCACTATTTTTACTGTTCAGAGCCGGCATGGAGGCAGAGTCCAGTGGGTGTTGTGTTTCTGCCCGGTGCTGCTGTCCTGGCCTGGTTGTCCTGCACCAGCTGCTGTTACGCCAAATTTCGTTATCGCCGCCCGTACCCTCCCCGCCGGAAGATCTGCCAGATCATTCCCACCAGCCTGGCTTACATGCTCGACATCAGCCCTGTAGCTTACCGCCTGGCCACCAGATCTTGGGACGAGCCGGTGATGGCGTTTCATGCCCTGCAAGTGGTGTTTTTCATGTTGGCGgctctgtttttctcttgtcCCGTTCCTGAGCGTTTCTTTCCAGGGAGATGTGACATTTTGGGCCACGGACATCAGATCTTTCATATCTTCCTGGCCATGTGTACTATGTGCCAGCTAGAGGCAATGTTCAGAGACTTTCTGGTGCACCGGCAGACTGTTGTAGATGTGCATGGAGAACATTTCATTGTGCTGGCGGGAGGATCGTTCTTCTTATTGGTGCTGTGCAGTGTTCTGACTGCAGTGCTTATGAGAGGAGCTGTGCAAAGgcaactgaagaaaaaaaaatga
- the stmn4 gene encoding stathmin-4 gives MTLAAYRDKVKELPLVSLLCSCISSNPAENPTYKAEDVVDLNWCVIKDMEVIELNKRASGQAFEVILKPPSFDGVPELNTSMPQRKDPSLEEIQKKLGAAEERRKFQEAEMLKHLAEKREHEREVIQKAFEENNNFIKNAKEKLEQKMEANKENREALLAAMLERLQEKDKHAEEVRKNKELKEEACR, from the exons ATGACCTTGGCAG CATATCGAGACAAGGTGAAGGAGCTCCCTCTAGTGTCACTGCTGTGCTCCTGCATCAGCTCAAACCCTGCGGAAAACCCCACATACAAGGCTGAgg ATGTGGTGGATCTCAACTGGTGTGTGATCAAAGATATGGAGGTCATCGAGCTGAACAAGCGGGCCTCGGGCCAGGCGTTTGAGGTGATCCTGAAACCCCCCTCTTTTGATGGTGTGCCTGAGCTGAACACATCCATGCCCCAGCGTAAAGACCCCTCACtggaggagatccagaagaaACTGGGAGCCGCTGAGGAGAGGCGGAAG TTTCAGGAGGCTGAGATGTTAAAGCATCTTGCAGAGAAGAGGGAGCACGAGAGAGAGGTCATCCAGAAGGCCTTTGAGGAGAACAACAACTTCATTAAGAACGCTAAAGAAAAGTTGGAGCAGAAGATGGAGGCCAACAAAGAGAACCGTGAGGCTTTGCTTGCCGCTATGCTGGAGCGACTACAGGAAAAG GACAAACACGCAGAGGAGGTGAGGAAGAACAAAGAGCTGAAAGAGGAGGCCTGCCGGTAG
- the il17a/f3 gene encoding LOW QUALITY PROTEIN: interleukin 17a/f3 (The sequence of the model RefSeq protein was modified relative to this genomic sequence to represent the inferred CDS: substituted 1 base at 1 genomic stop codon) — translation MQLSMVFRAVLLLYLLALLLNPAASEKKXKRKRKPKCQKKGKWVILDPSLSLSTIPPQSPSRSLSPWTYEESYDDSRIPSTISEAKCEKRGCLTKDGEEDLGLESKPINYQIIVLKRVKKKNSKNYTLQLETKEISLGCTCVLPVVVPQN, via the exons ATGCAACTCTCAATG GTTTTCAGAGCTGTGCTGCTGCTTTATCTGCTTGCCTTGTTATTAAATCCTGCTGCTTCtgagaaaaagtgaaaaagaaaaagaaaaccgaAGTGTCAAAAGAAAGGAAAGTGGGTCATCTTGGATCCATCTCTGAGCCTCTCGACGATTCCCCCGCAGTCTCCAAGCAGATCTTTATCACCATGGACTTACGA AGAATCCTATGACGATTCACGAATCCCATCCACAATTTCTGaggcaaaatgtgaaaaaagaggCTGCTTAACCAAAGATGGGGAGGAAGACTTGGGACTGGAATCTAAACCCATCAACTATCAGATCATCGTCTTGAAgagagtgaagaaaaaaaattcgaAGAACTACACCCTTCAGCTAGAGACTAAAGAAATTAGTCTGGGCTGTACATGCGTTCTACCCGTCGTCGTGCCTCAGAATTAG